Part of the Cloacibacterium caeni genome is shown below.
TTTGTCTAACCAAATTGTAGACATGTTAGATGATAATCAAACGCTGAAAGTGCTGAATTATGTAGAAGAACCGGCGATTTTGAAAGATGAGGTCATCAAAACAGAAGCAGGAGCAGTAGTGATTATTCCTGAACGTTTCGAGGCGAATATGCTGCAAAAGAAATATCCAGAAATTAACGTGTATCTCAATACTTCGAATGTATTGACGGCCAATTTTGCTTCAAAAGCAATTCAATTAACCTTGGGAACTTTTTCAGCAGGTGCAGAAATGAAAGCTTTGCAAAAAAAAGGAATGAATGCAGACCAAGCAAAAGCCAATATAGAACCTTATAAAGCCAATTATATTACGCTTTTTAACACCACAAGTAATTACTTAATTTTCATGTGGCCAGCAATGATGGCAGTGGTATTACAGCAAGTCATTCTTTTGGCAATGGCAGTTACGTTTTCAGAAGAATTTAAAAGAGATTCTTTCATAAAAGATTTTGCAGGGAAACACAAATATGCAATTTTGGTAATGGCGATTAAATGTTTACCTGTTTGGATTTTTTCCAATTTAAATATTTTATTCTTTTACTTGTGCAGCTTGTATTTTAAAATTCCAGCTCCAGAAAACGCTATGAATTTCTTTTTGATAACTGCAATTTTTGTAGTAGCAGCAACCAATTTAGGCGTTTTGGTAAGTATTTTGGTTCCAGATGCGCTCAAAGCGACTCAGATTTTAATGGTAATTGCTTCTCCTGCGTTCATCATCAGTGGATTTACTTGGCCAAATTATGCGATGCCAGATTTCATCACTTATTTCACTAAAATTATTCCTTTAACACCATATTTAGAAGCTTTGAAAATTATGGTGGTAGAAAAAGGTTCCGATTATTTAACCCAAAAATATTTCTGGCACTTGTTTATTCTAGGTTGGGTTTATTTTCTTTTAGGTTGGATAGCTTTGAAAATCAAAATCAAAATGCTGTTCAAAGAATATCATCTCTCTGAAGATTATGACGACCAAGGGTTCGTTTAATCCATATAGTTTTTTTATTAATGTTTATTCGAAGGCGTTTCAGTTTACTGAAACGCCTTTTTTGTGTATTTTTGCCAGAAATTTGGTTTTCATGAAATTAATTCAAGAACTTAATAAGCACATTAAAGTAGATGCAGAAATAGAGCGTTTTTTAAATGAAGAATGTGAAACAAAAGTCTTTGAAAAAGGTGAAATATTGAGCAAGCAGAATCAATACAATCATACTGTTTTCTTTGTAGATGAGGGTTTGCTAAGAATGTTTTACTACGAAAACGGAAAAGATATCACCACCAATTTTTATTCTGAGGGAAAGATTACGGCTAATATAGATACTCTTTTTAAAAACCAACCTACTCGAAATAACATAGAAACGTTAGAAAAATCTGTAATCACCACTTGTAATTTTAATAAATTAGAGGAATTATGTTCGGTTTCGCTTACTGCGGCAAATTTCAGCAGATATATTCTTGGAAACTTAATGATAGAGATGTCGCGCAGAATTTCTTCGCTGCAATATATGACGGCAAAAGAAAAGTACATTCAACTTTTAGAAGAAAATCCTAACATTATTCTCAGAGCTCCATTAGGAATGATTGCAACTTATCTGGGAATTTCTCAGGAGACTTTAAGCAGAATCAGAAGTGATATTTAAGGTCAAAAACGGTTTTTTATTTTCTAAATTTTATCATATTTTTAAGATTCTTTTGGTAGGCGTTTTAGAAATTTCAATTAACTTTGAGATTCTCTAAAAATAAAATCCATGCAAAACGTTTTTGATGCACAAGATGCACAAGAGTACATCAATAGAATCAATAATTTAACACCAGAAACCCAAAGAAAATGGGGCAAAATGAGTGTAGACCAAGTTTTAGCACATTTGAATGTAGCCTATGACTTGACTTTTACACCAGAAAAATTTCCAAAACCTAATTTTATTGCCAAATTTTTACTTTCGAAATTTGTAAAGCCGAAAATCACCAACGAAATTCCTTATAAACCGAGTTTGCCAACAAGTCCAGCTTTTATTATTTCTGATGAAAGAAACTTTGAAGAAGAAAAAGCCAAATTAATTGGCAATATTCAGCGTGTGCAACAATTGGGAAGAGAAGCTTTTGAAGGAAAAGAAAATATTAATTTCGGGAAAATGACGGCTCAAGGTTGGAATAATATGTTTGCGAAACATCTCAATCATCATTTAGATCAATTTGGAGTTTAAATGCTGAGAGAAGGCTGATAAATTTCAGCAACATTAATCAAGATATTTTTTGTAAATTCGAATATAAATAATTGTTCAATCTTAAAAATGATAACGCTATGCACGATAATGTTAAAATCAGCGTAAAAGTAAACGCACCAATAGAAAAAGTTTGGGATGCGATTACGAATAGAGAACAGATGAAAGAATGGTATTTTAATATACCAGACTTCGAATTAAAAGAGCATGCCGCTTTTAATTTCTTTGAAGGAGAAGATAAAAAATTACACCATCACTGCGAAATCGTAGAGATTATTCCTCAGAAAAAATTAAAACATTCTTGGACATATCCTGATTATACCCATGATAAAACGTTAGTAAAATGGGAACTTCAGCCAGAAAGCAACGGAACGCTGGTTACTCTTACACACAAAGGTTTAGAAAACTTTGATCATCTAGGCGCTGATTTTAAGAAAGAAAATTTCCAAAACGG
Proteins encoded:
- a CDS encoding ABC transporter permease, yielding MKQLRYLLKREFHLFFTNKTMLSVFFMAPIFYALLLGFTYEKGKVTDIPVIVINHDQTPLSNQIVDMLDDNQTLKVLNYVEEPAILKDEVIKTEAGAVVIIPERFEANMLQKKYPEINVYLNTSNVLTANFASKAIQLTLGTFSAGAEMKALQKKGMNADQAKANIEPYKANYITLFNTTSNYLIFMWPAMMAVVLQQVILLAMAVTFSEEFKRDSFIKDFAGKHKYAILVMAIKCLPVWIFSNLNILFFYLCSLYFKIPAPENAMNFFLITAIFVVAATNLGVLVSILVPDALKATQILMVIASPAFIISGFTWPNYAMPDFITYFTKIIPLTPYLEALKIMVVEKGSDYLTQKYFWHLFILGWVYFLLGWIALKIKIKMLFKEYHLSEDYDDQGFV
- a CDS encoding Crp/Fnr family transcriptional regulator, with the translated sequence MKLIQELNKHIKVDAEIERFLNEECETKVFEKGEILSKQNQYNHTVFFVDEGLLRMFYYENGKDITTNFYSEGKITANIDTLFKNQPTRNNIETLEKSVITTCNFNKLEELCSVSLTAANFSRYILGNLMIEMSRRISSLQYMTAKEKYIQLLEENPNIILRAPLGMIATYLGISQETLSRIRSDI
- a CDS encoding DUF1569 domain-containing protein — protein: MQNVFDAQDAQEYINRINNLTPETQRKWGKMSVDQVLAHLNVAYDLTFTPEKFPKPNFIAKFLLSKFVKPKITNEIPYKPSLPTSPAFIISDERNFEEEKAKLIGNIQRVQQLGREAFEGKENINFGKMTAQGWNNMFAKHLNHHLDQFGV
- a CDS encoding SRPBCC family protein codes for the protein MHDNVKISVKVNAPIEKVWDAITNREQMKEWYFNIPDFELKEHAAFNFFEGEDKKLHHHCEIVEIIPQKKLKHSWTYPDYTHDKTLVKWELQPESNGTLVTLTHKGLENFDHLGADFKKENFQNGWDEILNKALKNFVEN